A part of Armatimonadota bacterium genomic DNA contains:
- a CDS encoding response regulator codes for MRAPIDGAISQEMLRARYGATASESRPHEPGFHHILVVDDEAGIRDGSKRILTAEGHVVLLAASGEEGLKILEANPDTDVALVDLNMPGIDGLEFLSRAAEVAPETICVVVAEYASLDTAIESTKRGAYDILTKPFTSDQLVRAVNKALAGAHLLRERNRVQEQKDLRMLEVATEQSRLRTIINCMNDGVIVCNAERKLVLYNPAALRVLTNVDPGQCVLELSDAIRHEELVSMINQASADHNRLSREIELQNGNSSHWLLADVAPVADERSGQFMGTVTVLRDITEIKKVEELKAQFVNMVAHELRAPLSAVSGYLSVMLEGMVADPAKQREMLSRSNERIKALLDLVTDLLHVSRMEAGTVSRTITGQQIPELLRDVAALMQPLADERKVTISVSAPKELPRVEADREELIRLFNNLVSNAIKYNREGGAVILQAAQDGPYVRVSVQDTGIGISKEGLERLFTEFFREKRPETAYVTGTGLGLSIVKRVVDFYHGKIKATSELGQGSTFTVWLPFKFEPEHASLDGSTGEAP; via the coding sequence ATGAGAGCGCCGATCGATGGCGCAATTAGCCAAGAGATGCTGAGGGCGCGCTACGGTGCGACTGCATCGGAATCACGCCCTCATGAGCCGGGCTTCCACCACATACTCGTGGTTGACGATGAGGCGGGAATCCGCGACGGCAGCAAGCGCATCCTCACCGCCGAAGGCCACGTGGTCCTGCTTGCAGCGTCGGGCGAAGAGGGACTGAAGATCCTAGAAGCCAACCCGGATACCGATGTGGCCCTGGTTGACCTGAACATGCCCGGCATAGACGGGCTGGAGTTCCTCAGCCGGGCCGCCGAGGTCGCCCCTGAAACAATCTGCGTTGTGGTTGCCGAGTATGCCTCTTTGGATACCGCCATCGAGAGCACGAAGCGCGGTGCCTACGACATCCTCACCAAACCCTTCACCTCTGACCAGCTTGTGCGCGCCGTCAATAAGGCTCTCGCGGGCGCTCACCTGCTCCGCGAGCGCAATCGTGTGCAGGAGCAGAAAGACCTGCGCATGCTTGAGGTGGCCACGGAGCAGTCACGCCTGCGCACGATCATCAACTGCATGAATGACGGGGTGATCGTGTGCAACGCCGAGCGCAAGCTGGTCCTCTATAATCCGGCGGCGCTACGGGTGCTCACGAATGTCGATCCGGGGCAGTGCGTGCTGGAGCTGTCCGACGCTATCCGTCACGAAGAACTGGTGAGCATGATCAACCAGGCGTCGGCTGACCATAACCGCCTGTCACGCGAGATCGAGCTCCAGAACGGCAACTCGAGTCACTGGCTGCTGGCGGACGTTGCCCCCGTCGCGGACGAGCGGTCGGGGCAGTTCATGGGCACCGTGACGGTATTGCGGGACATCACGGAGATCAAGAAGGTCGAGGAACTCAAGGCCCAGTTCGTCAACATGGTGGCGCACGAATTGCGGGCTCCTCTGTCGGCGGTGAGTGGCTACCTGTCGGTCATGCTCGAGGGCATGGTCGCCGATCCGGCCAAGCAGCGCGAGATGCTGAGCCGCTCCAACGAGCGCATCAAAGCCCTTCTTGATCTGGTGACTGACCTGCTGCATGTGTCCCGCATGGAAGCGGGCACGGTGAGCCGGACTATCACCGGCCAACAGATCCCGGAACTGCTGCGCGATGTCGCGGCTCTCATGCAGCCCCTGGCCGATGAGAGGAAGGTAACGATCTCCGTCAGCGCTCCGAAGGAACTGCCGCGGGTTGAGGCCGACCGCGAAGAGCTCATACGCCTGTTCAACAATCTGGTCAGCAACGCGATCAAGTACAACCGCGAGGGCGGTGCCGTTATTCTCCAGGCTGCGCAGGACGGGCCTTACGTTCGGGTCTCGGTTCAGGATACCGGTATCGGCATCAGCAAGGAAGGCCTGGAACGGTTGTTCACCGAGTTCTTCCGCGAGAAGCGGCCGGAGACGGCGTACGTCACCGGCACGGGTCTCGGTCTGAGTATCGTCAAGCGCGTGGTAGACTTCTACCACGGGAAGATCAAAGCGACCTCGGAGCTCGGACAGGGCTCCACCTTTACCGTCTGGCTCCCCTTCAAATTCGAACCGGAGCACGCCTCACTCGACGGGTCAACAGGAGAGGCCCCGTGA
- the hydE gene encoding [FeFe] hydrogenase H-cluster radical SAM maturase HydE — translation MPDLMSSELTPADLVPLIRARGEQAEALHDRADQLRRETVGDAVHLRGIIEFSSYCRCHCKYCGLRADNAAAGRYRLTPDEVLEASQVVCAMGFGTVVLQSGEDPWWTAERLAEVIVRIKRDTGLAITLSVGERDEEDYRIWREAGADRYLLRHETADPELYARLHPGASFEARVHCMHMLRDLGYQVGAGSIVGLPGQSWEALGLDLLFMRDMQFHMGSVGPLVPHPGTPLGEEPVGDTQTVLNMMALLRLMIPDIMLPSTTSLETALEGGRLWGLRCGANVIMPNLTPRSVAAKYEIYPGKKAPWITLEDEVGRAMALIRKAGRVVGTGPGHSPRA, via the coding sequence ATGCCCGATCTGATGAGTTCTGAGCTGACACCCGCCGACCTCGTCCCTCTGATCAGGGCGCGGGGCGAGCAGGCCGAGGCGCTTCATGACCGCGCTGACCAATTGCGCCGGGAGACAGTGGGCGACGCGGTTCACCTTCGCGGGATCATCGAGTTCTCCAGCTACTGCCGCTGCCACTGCAAGTACTGCGGTCTGCGCGCGGACAATGCAGCCGCAGGGCGCTACCGACTCACCCCCGATGAAGTCCTTGAGGCCTCCCAGGTGGTCTGTGCCATGGGGTTCGGCACGGTTGTGCTCCAATCGGGCGAGGACCCGTGGTGGACCGCGGAGCGTCTCGCAGAGGTGATCGTGCGCATCAAGCGGGACACCGGGCTGGCCATCACGCTTTCCGTGGGCGAACGGGACGAGGAGGACTACCGCATCTGGCGTGAGGCGGGCGCGGACCGCTATCTCCTGCGCCATGAGACCGCAGACCCCGAGCTTTACGCGCGGCTGCATCCAGGCGCAAGCTTCGAAGCCCGGGTGCATTGCATGCATATGCTGCGCGATCTGGGCTACCAGGTGGGCGCGGGAAGCATCGTCGGTCTGCCAGGGCAGAGCTGGGAAGCGCTGGGTCTCGACCTGCTTTTCATGCGAGACATGCAGTTCCACATGGGCAGCGTGGGCCCACTCGTGCCTCATCCCGGCACGCCGTTGGGGGAGGAACCTGTGGGAGACACTCAGACGGTGCTGAACATGATGGCCCTGCTACGGCTGATGATCCCGGACATCATGCTCCCTTCAACGACCTCGCTGGAGACCGCGCTGGAAGGTGGAAGACTGTGGGGCCTGCGCTGCGGGGCGAATGTGATCATGCCCAACCTGACACCACGGTCGGTTGCGGCGAAGTACGAGATCTACCCGGGGAAGAAAGCTCCCTGGATCACGCTGGAAGATGAAGTCGGCCGCGCCATGGCGCTCATCCGCAAGGCCGGCCGTGTTGTGGGAACGGGTCCCGGCCACAGTCCCCGTGCGTAA
- a CDS encoding Gfo/Idh/MocA family oxidoreductase: MSKQPVTAVIIGAGHRSMLYASYALRHPDEMKIVAVAEPDEVRRRKAAEAHGIPPERCFLTAEELAAQPRMADAAINGTMDLHHVPTTLPLLEAGYHVLLEKPICPNAAELMQLLRATQETGLHLMIGHVLRYAPFYVQLKQRVLEGAVGRIISMQTVENVSYHHMATAFVRGKWNRRDTSNPMLLAKCCHDLDLICWYMSGVDPCTVASLGGRSFFREECAPEGATDRCLNGCPLEENCTYSAETMYLEQRFWPTYAWEGIEHVDNPSDEYKAESLKTTNPYGRCVWRCDNDVVDHQGVLIQFGDGCVASHSLNTGTARPCRSIHILGTEGELQGVMEEGKFVIRRPDTRPGHEFSEESVDLAVSGAMHGGGDLRLVSDFVRVVQGEEPSISCTNVMDSVNGHLVAFAADISMLEQRMVAIQELRESTVA, translated from the coding sequence ATGAGCAAGCAGCCCGTCACCGCTGTGATCATCGGCGCCGGACACCGGTCGATGCTGTACGCCTCCTATGCCCTGCGCCATCCCGATGAGATGAAAATCGTGGCGGTGGCCGAGCCCGACGAAGTCCGTCGGCGGAAGGCCGCGGAGGCCCACGGAATCCCACCTGAGCGCTGCTTCCTGACCGCGGAGGAACTCGCCGCACAGCCGCGCATGGCCGATGCGGCAATCAATGGCACCATGGACCTGCATCATGTACCGACGACCCTGCCACTGCTGGAGGCGGGCTACCACGTGCTCCTTGAGAAGCCGATCTGCCCGAATGCTGCGGAATTGATGCAGCTTCTGCGCGCCACACAGGAGACCGGCCTGCATCTCATGATCGGGCACGTCCTGCGATACGCGCCCTTCTACGTGCAGCTCAAGCAACGGGTGCTCGAGGGCGCCGTCGGCCGGATCATCAGCATGCAGACCGTGGAGAACGTGAGCTACCATCATATGGCCACTGCCTTCGTGCGTGGGAAGTGGAACCGGCGGGACACCTCCAACCCCATGCTCCTGGCCAAGTGCTGCCACGATCTAGACCTGATCTGCTGGTATATGAGCGGGGTGGATCCGTGTACGGTTGCGAGCCTGGGGGGCCGTAGTTTCTTCCGCGAAGAGTGCGCTCCCGAGGGGGCCACGGACCGGTGCCTCAACGGTTGTCCGCTGGAGGAAAACTGCACTTACTCGGCAGAGACCATGTACCTGGAACAGCGCTTCTGGCCCACCTACGCCTGGGAGGGCATCGAGCACGTGGACAATCCCAGCGACGAGTATAAGGCCGAGTCGCTGAAAACCACGAACCCCTACGGGCGCTGCGTCTGGCGCTGCGACAATGACGTTGTGGACCATCAGGGCGTGCTGATCCAGTTCGGCGACGGCTGTGTCGCATCCCACAGCCTGAACACCGGCACCGCCCGGCCTTGCCGCTCGATACACATCCTGGGAACCGAGGGCGAGCTCCAGGGCGTCATGGAAGAAGGAAAGTTCGTGATCCGCAGGCCAGACACCCGGCCCGGTCACGAGTTTTCTGAGGAGAGTGTGGACCTGGCGGTCTCCGGCGCCATGCACGGTGGGGGCGACCTGCGGCTGGTGAGCGATTTCGTGCGGGTTGTGCAGGGCGAAGAACCGTCGATCTCATGCACGAATGTGATGGACTCTGTGAACGGCCATCTGGTGGCTTTCGCAGCGGACATTTCAATGCTTGAGCAGCGCATGGTCGCGATCCAGGAGTTGCGGGAATCGACCGTTGCATGA
- a CDS encoding aspartate ammonia-lyase: protein MEIPADAYYGIHAARALENFPLLGQPVHPALIECLALTKKACALANMRAGVLEERIGQAICAACDEIVAGKLHDQFIVDALQGGAGTSSNMNANEVIANRAIELLGGTKGDYSLVHPNDHVNLSQSTNDVFPTAVKVAAIKLLRPLSQAMSDLQGALQQKERQFAAIVKLGRTEMQDAVPVTVGQEFAAWAQAIQRDWWRLYKVEERLRQVNLGGTAIGTGLNAPLRYVYSAVDYLRDFTGFGLARAENLIDCTQNCDVFVEVSGLLKAAAVDLAKIAADLRLLSSGPKGGFGEFRLPPRQAGSSIMPGKINPVITEAVTQAAYQVVANDSAITLAAQAGQLELNAFIPLIAHNLFQSLDLLTRAALMLKDKCILGIEVDEEHCRELLERSAALATAMAPYIGYDEASRVAKTALAENLTVPEVLLREGLVTEEKLADMLRPEQLTTPGIAGDKRRRET from the coding sequence ATGGAGATCCCGGCAGACGCTTACTACGGCATTCACGCGGCGCGTGCGCTTGAGAACTTTCCGTTGCTGGGACAGCCGGTGCACCCTGCGCTGATTGAGTGCCTGGCGCTCACCAAGAAGGCCTGCGCTCTTGCTAACATGCGGGCCGGAGTACTGGAAGAGCGAATTGGCCAGGCCATCTGCGCGGCCTGTGATGAGATTGTCGCTGGTAAGTTGCACGACCAGTTCATCGTCGATGCGCTCCAGGGGGGCGCCGGCACATCCAGCAACATGAACGCCAACGAGGTCATCGCGAACCGCGCGATCGAACTGCTCGGCGGCACCAAGGGCGATTACTCCCTCGTTCACCCCAACGACCACGTGAATCTGTCGCAGTCCACGAACGACGTCTTCCCCACGGCTGTGAAGGTCGCGGCGATCAAGCTGCTACGACCGTTGAGCCAGGCGATGAGCGACCTCCAGGGGGCGCTGCAGCAGAAGGAGAGGCAGTTCGCGGCGATTGTAAAGCTGGGCCGCACGGAGATGCAGGATGCGGTGCCTGTGACAGTGGGGCAGGAGTTTGCGGCATGGGCTCAGGCCATCCAGCGAGACTGGTGGCGGCTTTACAAGGTGGAGGAGCGCCTGCGCCAGGTGAACCTGGGGGGGACAGCGATCGGGACCGGGCTGAACGCGCCCCTACGGTATGTTTACTCCGCGGTCGATTATCTGCGCGACTTCACCGGCTTCGGACTTGCGCGGGCCGAGAACCTCATAGACTGCACCCAGAACTGTGACGTATTTGTGGAAGTCTCAGGGCTGCTCAAGGCTGCCGCGGTGGATCTTGCCAAGATCGCGGCAGACCTGCGCCTGCTGTCCTCCGGGCCGAAAGGCGGGTTCGGGGAATTCCGGCTGCCTCCCCGGCAGGCGGGCTCGTCCATCATGCCCGGAAAAATCAACCCGGTGATCACCGAAGCGGTGACGCAGGCCGCTTACCAGGTGGTTGCAAACGACAGCGCAATCACTCTGGCGGCGCAGGCCGGGCAACTGGAACTGAACGCATTCATCCCGCTGATCGCCCACAACCTGTTCCAGTCGCTGGACCTTCTCACTCGTGCGGCGCTGATGCTCAAGGACAAGTGCATTCTGGGCATCGAGGTGGACGAGGAGCATTGCCGTGAGCTGCTGGAGCGCAGCGCGGCGCTGGCCACTGCGATGGCGCCTTACATCGGCTACGACGAGGCCTCGCGTGTCGCGAAGACGGCGTTGGCAGAGAACCTGACCGTGCCGGAGGTCCTTCTGCGCGAGGGCCTTGTCACAGAAGAGAAACTCGCTGACATGCTGCGGCCCGAACAGCTGACAACACCGGGCATCGCCGGAGACAAGAGACGACGGGAAACGTAG
- the hydF gene encoding [FeFe] hydrogenase H-cluster maturation GTPase HydF — MNQTPSSERLHIAIFGRRNAGKSSLINALTRQEAAIVSAVPGTTTDPVRKSMEILPIGPVVIVDTAGIDDVGELGEKRIRMTMRILDQTNLALLVLDQEQSIDGYEEELLEHFRKRETDVIAVANKIDSNPDYSRAKEWAKSRGVPFAAVSAMTGEGIEDLKRLMADVAPENFFQPAIIGDLLNPGDIAILVIPVDKAAPKGRLILPQVMTLRDAIDHDAYAMVVKERELRDAIGSLNKKPKIVVTDSQAVLKASADTPRDIPFTTFSILFARYKGDLEMLAKGAKALRKIKPGAKVLIAEGCTHHPVPDDIGQVQIPRWLRQYAGGEIQFDYVSGGDFPANLAEYDLVVHCGACMLNRQEMLARLGRAEELGIPIINYGVFLCFVHGVLERALEPFPLARLAFEED; from the coding sequence ATGAACCAAACGCCCAGCAGCGAGCGGCTGCACATCGCCATCTTCGGGCGGCGGAATGCAGGGAAGTCCAGCCTGATCAACGCGCTGACCCGGCAGGAAGCAGCCATTGTCTCCGCTGTCCCGGGGACTACCACAGACCCGGTGCGAAAGTCCATGGAGATCCTGCCCATCGGGCCGGTTGTCATCGTGGACACCGCGGGGATCGACGATGTGGGAGAACTTGGCGAGAAGCGCATCCGGATGACCATGCGCATTCTCGACCAGACTAATCTGGCGCTGCTGGTGCTGGATCAGGAGCAGTCTATCGACGGCTACGAGGAGGAACTCCTCGAGCATTTCCGAAAACGCGAGACGGACGTGATTGCGGTCGCAAACAAGATCGACTCGAATCCCGACTACTCCCGGGCGAAAGAGTGGGCCAAGTCCCGCGGCGTCCCCTTCGCGGCCGTGAGCGCGATGACAGGTGAAGGCATTGAGGACCTCAAGCGCCTCATGGCCGATGTGGCGCCTGAGAACTTCTTTCAGCCTGCGATCATCGGCGATCTGCTCAATCCGGGCGACATCGCGATCCTGGTTATTCCGGTGGACAAGGCCGCGCCCAAAGGCCGCCTGATCCTGCCGCAGGTCATGACACTGCGCGACGCCATTGACCATGACGCCTACGCCATGGTGGTCAAAGAGCGGGAACTGCGGGATGCTATCGGGAGCCTGAACAAGAAGCCGAAAATCGTGGTGACGGATTCGCAGGCGGTCCTGAAGGCTTCGGCCGACACCCCGCGCGACATCCCCTTCACCACCTTCAGCATCCTGTTCGCGCGCTACAAAGGAGACCTGGAGATGCTCGCGAAGGGTGCGAAAGCGCTGCGCAAGATCAAGCCCGGCGCGAAGGTACTTATCGCCGAGGGCTGCACGCACCATCCGGTGCCCGACGACATTGGGCAGGTGCAGATTCCGCGCTGGCTGCGGCAATATGCGGGTGGCGAGATCCAGTTCGACTATGTTTCCGGGGGCGATTTCCCCGCGAACCTTGCCGAATATGACCTCGTGGTGCATTGCGGGGCGTGCATGCTGAACCGCCAGGAGATGTTGGCGCGCCTGGGACGGGCCGAAGAATTGGGTATCCCGATCATCAACTACGGTGTGTTCCTCTGCTTCGTGCACGGTGTATTGGAAC